From the Garra rufa chromosome 17, GarRuf1.0, whole genome shotgun sequence genome, one window contains:
- the ppt1 gene encoding palmitoyl-protein thioesterase 1 isoform X2 yields MGFSAALRLVVVSGCLLLLCGSSWGINATVPLVIWHGMGDSCCNPLSMGAMKKMVEEEVPGIYVLSLMIGKSVFQDTENGFFMDVNAQVSFVCDQLAKDPKLKGGYNAMGFSQGSQFLRAVVQRCPDPPMKNLISVGGQHQGVFGLPRCPGESSHICDWIRKMLNSGAYTDAVQKHLVQAQYWHDPLNDDLYTKHSLFLADINQERVVNETYKKNLMSLNKFVMVKFLQDTMVDPVDSEWFGFYKPGQDKELETLKESAIYKEDRLGLAEMDSAGKLVFLASDGDHLQFTREWFNENLLPYIR; encoded by the exons ATGGGGTTTTCAGCTGCTCTTCGCCTCGTCGTTGTGTCTGGGTGTCTATTGTTGCTGTGTGGATCATCATGGGGAATTAATGCCACAGTTCCTCTGGTGATATGGCACGGCATGG GAGACAGTTGTTGCAATCCATTGAGCATGGGTGCAATGAAGAAGATGGTGGAAGAAGAAGTCCCAGGAATATATGTGCTTTCCCTGATGATTGGCAAGAGTGTCTTTCAG GACACTGAAAATGGCTTCTTCATGGATGTTAATGCGCAGGTGTCTTTTGTATGTGATCAGCTGGCTAAGGACCCTAAACTGAAGGGAGGCTACAATGCAATGGGCTTCTCCCAGGGGTCACAGTTTCT GCGAGCGGTTGTCCAGCGCTGTCCAGATCCCCCCATGAAGAACCTCATCTCAGTTGGTGGGCAGCATCAAG GAGTATTTGGTCTGCCACGATGTCCTGGTGAGAGCTCTCATATCTGTGACTGGATTCGCAAGATGCTAAACTCAGGAGCCTACACTGATGCAGTTCAGAAACA cttgGTGCAGGCACAATACTGGCACGATCCCCTCAATGATGACTTGTATACAAAGCACAGCCTCTTCCTTGCTGACATTAATCAGGAGCGG GTGGTGAATGAGACCTACAAGAAGAATCTCATGTCTCTGAATAAGTTTGTCATGGTTAAGTTCCTGCAGGACACTATGGTGGATCCCGTGGATTCTGAG TGGTTTGGTTTCTATAAACCTGGTCAAGATAAAGAGCTGGAAACACTGAAGGAAAGTGCTATATATAAAGAG GATCGCCTGGGTTTGGCAGAGATGGATTCGGCAGGAAAGCTTGTGTTCCTCGCCAGTGACGGAGATCACCTGCAGTTTACCCGAGAGTGGTTTAATGAAAACTTACTTCCCTACATACGCTAA
- the ppt1 gene encoding palmitoyl-protein thioesterase 1 isoform X1 translates to MCCAELAHTFSCSDLSMGFSAALRLVVVSGCLLLLCGSSWGINATVPLVIWHGMGDSCCNPLSMGAMKKMVEEEVPGIYVLSLMIGKSVFQDTENGFFMDVNAQVSFVCDQLAKDPKLKGGYNAMGFSQGSQFLRAVVQRCPDPPMKNLISVGGQHQGVFGLPRCPGESSHICDWIRKMLNSGAYTDAVQKHLVQAQYWHDPLNDDLYTKHSLFLADINQERVVNETYKKNLMSLNKFVMVKFLQDTMVDPVDSEWFGFYKPGQDKELETLKESAIYKEDRLGLAEMDSAGKLVFLASDGDHLQFTREWFNENLLPYIR, encoded by the exons atgtgttgcgCAGAATTAGCCCACACATTTAGCT GCTCGGATTTAAGCATGGGGTTTTCAGCTGCTCTTCGCCTCGTCGTTGTGTCTGGGTGTCTATTGTTGCTGTGTGGATCATCATGGGGAATTAATGCCACAGTTCCTCTGGTGATATGGCACGGCATGG GAGACAGTTGTTGCAATCCATTGAGCATGGGTGCAATGAAGAAGATGGTGGAAGAAGAAGTCCCAGGAATATATGTGCTTTCCCTGATGATTGGCAAGAGTGTCTTTCAG GACACTGAAAATGGCTTCTTCATGGATGTTAATGCGCAGGTGTCTTTTGTATGTGATCAGCTGGCTAAGGACCCTAAACTGAAGGGAGGCTACAATGCAATGGGCTTCTCCCAGGGGTCACAGTTTCT GCGAGCGGTTGTCCAGCGCTGTCCAGATCCCCCCATGAAGAACCTCATCTCAGTTGGTGGGCAGCATCAAG GAGTATTTGGTCTGCCACGATGTCCTGGTGAGAGCTCTCATATCTGTGACTGGATTCGCAAGATGCTAAACTCAGGAGCCTACACTGATGCAGTTCAGAAACA cttgGTGCAGGCACAATACTGGCACGATCCCCTCAATGATGACTTGTATACAAAGCACAGCCTCTTCCTTGCTGACATTAATCAGGAGCGG GTGGTGAATGAGACCTACAAGAAGAATCTCATGTCTCTGAATAAGTTTGTCATGGTTAAGTTCCTGCAGGACACTATGGTGGATCCCGTGGATTCTGAG TGGTTTGGTTTCTATAAACCTGGTCAAGATAAAGAGCTGGAAACACTGAAGGAAAGTGCTATATATAAAGAG GATCGCCTGGGTTTGGCAGAGATGGATTCGGCAGGAAAGCTTGTGTTCCTCGCCAGTGACGGAGATCACCTGCAGTTTACCCGAGAGTGGTTTAATGAAAACTTACTTCCCTACATACGCTAA
- the cap1 gene encoding adenylyl cyclase-associated protein 1: MAELAGLVQRLEVAVGRLEAMSSSGGGGGPTAASGVVSVYVEAYDGLISGPVAQYAALSQKIGGDVQKHAEMMKQAFSCQRQLLVTASNSQKPSDSALTSLLAPVSKAIQEVQSFREKNRSSPFFNHLSAVSESVPALGWVAMAPKPGPYVKEMQDAAMFYTNRVLKDYKEKDKMHVDWVHAYVTIWTELQGYIKQHHTTGLSWSKTGPVASASGGAPCGGAPAPPPPGPPPPPMDFDKSSGGDSGPVNRNALFASINKGADITKGLKHVSDDQKTHKNPALKSQAGPLPSGPKPFAARPTAAASPARTLPPVLELDGKKWKVENHEGAHGLVISDTELKQVVYAFKCNNSTLQVKGKINSIILDNCKKLGLVFDDVVGIIEVINCKDVKVQVMGKVPTISINKTDGCHVYLSKDSLSCEIISAKSSEMNVLVPNKDGEYTEIPVPEQFKTVWDGSKLVTTATEIAG; this comes from the exons ATGGCAGAGCTGGCGGGTCTAGTGCAGCGTTTGGAGGTGGCTGTGGGCCGTCTGGAGGCCATGTCCAGTTCTGGGGGTGGAGGTGGCCCTACAGCTGCATCTGGAg TGGTTTCGGTGTATGTTGAAGCCTATGATGGCTTGATCTCTGGCCCTGTGGCTCAGTATGCCGCCCTCAGTCAGAAGATAGGGGGTGACGTCCAGAAACAT GCTGAGATGATGAAGCAGGCCTTTTCCTGTCAAAGACAGCTTCTGGTCACTGCCTCCAACTCTCAGAAACCTTCTGAT TCTGCTCTGACCTCTCTGCTGGCCCCTGTGTCTAAAGCGATCCAGGAGGTGCAGTCGTTCCGTGAGAAGAACCGCTCCTCACCTTTCTTCAACCACCTCTCTGCTGTCAGCGAGAGCGTTCCCGCCCTTGGCTGGGTTGCCATG GCACCAAAGCCAGGCCCCTATGTGAAGGAGATGCAGGACGCTGCCATGTTTTACACAAACCGTGTGCTCAAGGATTACAAGGAGAA agataaGATGCATGTGGACTGGGTCCATGCCTATGTGACCATTTGGACTGAGCTGCAGGGCTACATCAAGCAGCACCACACCACTGGACTGAGCTGGAGCAAGACT GGTCCGGTTGCTTCAGCCTCTGGAGGTGCCCCGTGTGGAGGAGCACCAGCCCCACCTCCTCCAGGTCCTCCTCCACCCCCCATGGACTTTGACAAATCGTCGGGTGGAGACTCTGGACCAGTCAATCGCAATGCTCTCTTTGCCTCCATCAACAAGGGAGCTGATATTACTAAAG GACTGAAACATGTGTCTGATGACCAGAAGACCCATAAGAATCCTGCACTCAAATCCCAAGCAGGTCCTTTGCCTTCTGGGCCCAAACCCTTCGCTGCTCGTCCCACAGCAGCAGCCAGCCCAGCCCGAACTCTGCCCCCAGTGCTGGAGCTGGACGGCAAGAAATGGAAAGTG GAAAATCATGAGGGAGCCCATGGCCTTGTGATCAGTGATACAGAACTAAAACAGGTGGTTTATGCCTTTAAGTGCAACAACAGCACTTTACAGGTGAAGGGGAAGATCAACTCCATTATTCTAG ATAACTGTAAGAAATTGGGTCTCGTCTTTGATGATGTTGTGGGCATTATTGAGGTGATCAACTGCAAAGATGTCAAGGTCCAG GTTATGGGTAAGGTGCCAACCATCTCCATCAACAAGACAGATGGCTGCCATGTGTACCTGAGCAAGGACTCTCTGTCATGTGAAATCATCAGCGCTAAGAGCTCAGAGATGAACGTGCTGGTGCCCAACAAAGATGGAGAATAT ACTGAGATCCCAGTCCCCGAACAATTCAAAACCGTATGGGACGGTAGCAAGCTGGTCACCACAGCGACCGAGATTGCGGGATAA